From the genome of Nicotiana sylvestris chromosome 2, ASM39365v2, whole genome shotgun sequence, one region includes:
- the LOC104229065 gene encoding WEB family protein At5g16730, chloroplastic, with product MLEKIGLPSKPSLRGSNWVVDASHCQGCSSQFTFLNRKHHCRRCGGIFCNSCTQQRMVLRGQGDSPVRICEPCKRLEEAARFEMRYGHKSRAKGGSSRLASKSEDEALNQLLGKETASDVFPLDQQSASTASGSNVLDYSSKDEVGNRSVNQTEQQSEMESTTPEELRQHAMEEKKNYRTLKASGKPEEALRAFKRGKELERQAAALEISLRKNRKRALSSSNVTETQQDADDREASGRKNKLSPQITKEKDDLASELRELGWSDMDLRTADKRPATMSLEGELSALLGEVSGKANPEKKIHGTEKSQVIAHKKKALELKREGKLAEAKEELKKAKILEKQIEEQELLGGDEESDDELSSLLHGLDADKFDDLSTGYKPDSSYDFDNLLGIADDLGTHGSFEVTDDDMYDPEIAAALKSMGWTEDAAESEVSEKQFQPVDREVLLSEIQSLKREALSQKRAGNTKEAMEFLKRAKTLESELDSSDSRETNMKVQHPVAIQKEHFPSAEEQLNNGEEDVRKYIERKDKEHKVAPKSRSVIQRELLSIKKKALALRREGRLDEAEEELNKGKILEKQLEDIDNPPKFVQPIAGNKLDESVADIDAGDDEAEVTDQDLHDPTYLSLLNNLGWQDDEKANVPSASFQGKNNVSHLSLSLTKEATSNIQARVSNKSKGEIQRELLGLKRKALTLRRQGEAEEAEEVLKAAKMLEERLAEIEESMSNGVPTESNEQKEHKAIGSSLENSQFPPSGSQKSPIEDMASKVTRTPEKPEEVAQLDEKPCTSESKTAQEANSQLDRNSLPQDILARKKKAVAFKREGKVAEAKEELRQAKLLEKRLEEEKNLGTTSSTVSAGPNTSHVGQKEVSPNKVPNISQVGQKEVSPGSGLKPLSGRDRFKLQQESLSHKRKALKLRREGRTEEADAEFELAKAIESQLEEVSPQDTMRSSDPTAESAEDVSVEDFLDPQLFSALKAIGIADTAIVSRGPERQEMKKPLTVNTDRTGTIASQILERPEPKLSEAGVSDESSNERKYLEERIKAEKLKALNLKRSGKQAEALDALRRAKMFEKKLSALAS from the exons atgtTGGAGAAGATCGGATTGCCGTCAAAGCCATCACTGAGAGGGAGTAATTGGGTGGTTGATGCTTCTCATTGTCAAGGATGTTCTTCTCAGTTCACTTTCCTCAATCGCAAG CATCATTGCCGGAGGTGTGGGGGCATTTTCTGCAATAGCTGTACCCAGCAGAGAATGGTGTTACGCGGACAAGGTGACTCACCGGTGCGTATATGTGAACCCTGCAAAAGATTAGAAGAGGCTGCACGTTTTGAAATGCGATATGGGCACAAAAGTAGAGCGAAAGGAG GGAGCTCAAGACTTGCATCAAAGAGTGAGGATGAAGCTTTAAATCAGCTTCTGGGAAAAGAAACGGCCTCTGATGTTTTTCCCCTTGATCAACAGTCAGCAAGCACTGCGTCTGGTTCAAATGTTCTAGATTATTCTAGTAAAGATGAGGTTGGAAACAGAAGCGTGAATCAAACTGAGCAGCAGTCTGAAATGGAATCCACTACTCCTGAAGAATTACGTCAGCATGCGATGGAAGAAAAAAAGAATTACCGAACCCTAAAGGCTTCAGGTAAGCCTGAAGAAGCGCTAAGGGCTTTTAAGAGGGGTAAAGAACTTGAAAGGCAGGCTGCTGCTTTGGAGATTTCTCTAAGGAAAAATCGTAAAAGGGCATTATCTTCCAGTAATGTCACTGAGACCCAGCAAGATGCTGATGACCGCGAAGCGTCTGGTAGGAAAAATAAGCTCTCTCCTCAAATTACCAAAGAGAAGGATGATCTTGCTTCTGAACTCAGAGAACTGGGATGGTCAGATATGGATCTTCGTACTGCTGACAAAAGGCCAGCAACCATGAGCCTTGAGGGTGAACTTTCTGCGCTTCTTGGAGAAGTTTCCGGAAAGGCCAATCCTGAAAAGAAAATTCATGGAACTGAAAAGTCACAGGTCATTGCTCATAAGAAAAAAGCTCTGGAGTTGAAGCGGGAAGGGAAACTTGCTGAAGCCaaagaagaattgaagaaggctaAAATTCTTGAAAAGCAAATAGAAGAGCAGGAACTGTTGGGTGGTGATGAAGAGTCTGATGATGAGCTTTCTTCTTTACTACATGGTCTGGATGCTGATAAATTTGATGATTTATCTACTGGATATAAACCAGATTCTAGTTATGATTTTGACAACCTTCTGGGAATTGCTGATGATCTTGGTACACATGGTAGTTTTGAAGTAACTGATGATGACATGTATGACCCAGAAATAGCAGCTGCCTTGAAATCAATGGGCTGGACTGAAGATGCCGCTGAATCTGAGGTTTCAGAAAAGCAATTCCAGCCTGTTGATAGGGAAGTGTTACTAAGTGAAATTCAGTCACTTAAAAGAGAAGCCCTTAGCCAGAAAAGGGCTGGTAATACTAAGGAGGCAATGGAATTTCTAAAGAGGGCAAAAACACTGGAGAGCGAGCTTGACAGTTCTGATTCTCGGGAGACTAACATGAAGGTACAGCATCCTGTGGCAATCCAGAAGGAACATTTTCCTTCAGCTGAAGAACAACTAAATAATGGTGAAGAGGATGTCAGAAAGTACATCGAAAGGAAAGACAAGGAGCACAAAGTGGCACCAAAGAGTAGATCAGTGATCCAGAGAGAACTTCTTAGTATTAAAAAGAAGGCTCTTGCTTTAAGAAGGGAAGGAAGGCTAGATGAGGCTGAAGAAGAATTGAATAAAGGCAAGATTCTTGAGAAGCAACTTGAAGATATTGATAATCCACCAAAATTCGTGCAGCCCATTGCTGGGAATAAGCTGGATGAAAGTGTTGCAGATATTGATGCTGGAGATGACGAGGCAGAGGTTACAGATCAAGACCTGCATGACCCAACTTATCTTTCACTGCTTAATAATTTGGGCTGGCAGGATGATGAAAAAGCTAATGTTCCATCTGCGTCATTTCAAGGGAAAAATAATGTTTCTCATCTTAGCTTGTCCCTAACTAAGGAAGCTACGAGTAACATCCAAGCTCGAGTGTCTAACAAAAGTAAAGGTGAAATCCAGAGGGAACTTCTGGGCTTGAAACGAAAGGCACTCACATTGAGACGCCAAGGAGAGGCAGAGGAGGCAGAGGAAGTGCTGAAAGCGGCTAAAATGTTAGAAGAGCGATTGGCTGAAATTGAAGAATCTATGTCTAACGGAGTTCCAACCGAGTCAAATGAGCAGAAAGAACATAAAGCTATCGGTTCATCCCTTGAGAACTCACAGTTTCCTCCATCTGGTTCACAAAAGAGCCCAATTGAGGACATGGCAAGCAAAGTTACTCGTACTCCTGAGAAGCCAGAGGAGGTCGCTCAATTAGATGAGAAACCATGCACCTCTGAGTCAAAAACTGCACAGGAAGCTAATTCTCAGCTTGATCGAAATTCCCTTCCTCAAGATATACTGGCTCGCAAGAAGAAAGCAGTTGCCTTCAAGCGAGAAGGGAAAGTGGCAGAAGCCAAGGAGGAACTTCGGCAGGCAAAACTTTTAGAGAAGCGCCTTGAGGAGGAAAAGAATCTGGGTACTACTAGTTCGACAGTCTCGGCTGGTCCTAATACCTCGCATGTTGGACAAAAGGAAGTTAGTCCAAACAAAGTTCCTAATATATCTCAAGTTGGACAGAAAGAAGTAAGTCCAGGCTCAGGTCTAAAGCCATTGTCTGGACGTGATCGGTTTAAATTGCAGCAGGAGTCTCTCAGCCACAAACGAAAAGCACTTAAGTTACGAAGGGAAGGTAGGACTGAAGAAGCCGATGCTGAATTTGAATTGGCAAAAGCTATTGAGAGCCAGTTGGAAGAAGTGTCTCCTCAAGATACAATGAGGTCTTCTGACCCCACAGCTGAATCAGCAGAGGATGTCAGTGTTGAGGATTTTCTTGATCCTCAGCTTTTCTCTGCTTTAAAAGCAATTGGAATTGCAGATACCGCTATTGTATCCCGAGGCCCTGAAAGACAGGAAATGAAAAAACCTTTAACTGTGAATACTGATAGGACTGGCACTATTGCCTCTCAAATCCTTGAAAGACCAGAGCCAAAACTATCTGAAGCAGGTGTATCTGATGAATCTTCCAATGAGAGGAAGTATTTGGAAGAGCGGATAAAGGCAGAGAAATTAAAGGCGTTAAACTTGAAACGTTCCGGAAAGCAGGCAGAGGCCTTGGACGCCCTTCGACGGGCTAAGATGTTTGAAAAGAAGTTGAGCGCTTTAGCTTCATAA
- the LOC104229064 gene encoding (-)-alpha-terpineol synthase-like — MDLRRSGNYKPSIWEDGYVQSRATFYAEEKHFERAAGLKEEVRRMLGKTIDPFEQLELVDILQRLGLSYHFEEEIDRVLKQMYVNIYTTNRNDGQKSEDLYATALEFRLLRREGYHVPQEMFCTFMNKEGKFKTSLVVDTKGLLSLYEACYLSMEGESILEIARDFATNYLTESLKKKIDENLTEQVSHALEMPLHWRMQRLEARWFIEVYHKRENMNPLLLELAKLDYNMVQATYLEELKEMSRWDKNIKLVKKMSFVRDRLVEGFLWAVGFTPNPQFGYCRKFSTKMSVLLTAIDDIYDVYGTMDELELFTDIVDRWDINAIERLPDYMKICFLALFNSMNELAYDILKEQGFSIISHIRKQWANLCKAYLLEVKWYQSRYTPSLNEFLRNAWITNTGPVLIMHAYFCITNPIKEEELECLKNYPAIIQSPSLILRLANDLATSPDEIKKGDYLKSIHCYMHESGRSEENARNYIKKLIDQTWKKMNKDILRGSSFSKDFRTAAMNLARIAQCMYQHGDGFGIPDRETKDRICSLFFEPIPLS; from the exons ATGGATCTTAGGAGGTCAGGAAACTACAAACCTAGCATTTGGGAAGATGGATATGTCCAATCACGAGCTACATTTTACGCT GAAGAGAAACATTTTGAACGAGCTGCCGGACTAAAAGAAGAGGTGAGGAGAATGCTAGGGAAAACGATCGACCCATTTGAACAACTTGAGCTTGTTGACATTTTGCAAAGACTTGGTTTGTCCTATCACTTTGAGGAAGAAATTGATAGAGTTTTGAAGCAAATGTACGTTAATATTTATACTACTAATAGAAATGATGGGCAGAAGAGTGAAGATTTGTATGCTACAGCTTTAGAATTTCGACTCCTCAGACGAGAGGGCTATCATGTCCCTCAAG AGATGTTTTGCACTTTCATGAATAAGGAAGGGAAGTTCAAAACAAGCCTTGTTGTGGATACTAAAGGACTGTTGAGTTTGTATGAAGCTTGCTATCTTTCTATGGAAGGTGAAAGCATTTTGGAAATAGCTCGAGATTTCGCCACTAATTATCTCACGGAAAGCCTTAAGAAGAAGATAGATGAGAATCTTACTGAGCAAGTAAGCCATGCTTTAGAAATGCCTCTGCATTGGAGGATGCAGAGGCTAGAAGCAAGATGGTTTATAGAAGTTTATCACAAAAGAGAGAACATGAATCCTCTTCTACTTGAACTTGCAAAGTTGGACTACAACATGGTACAAGCTACATACTTAGAGGAACTAAAAGAAATGTCAAG GTGGGATAAGAACATTAAACTTGTCAAAAAGATGAGCTTTGTTAGGGACAGATTGGTGGAGGGCTTTTTATGGGCTGTTGGTTTCACTCCTAATCCTCAGTTCGGATACTGCCGAAAGTTTTCAACAAAGATGTCTGTACTCCTCACAGCAATTGATGACATCTATGATGTTTATGGCACCATGGATGAACTTGAGCTTTTCACTGATATTGTTGACAG ATGGGACATCAATGCAATAGAGCGACTACCTGACTACATGAAAATCTGCTTCCTAGCTCTCTTCAACTCCATGAATGAACTGGCTTATGATATTCTCAAAGAACAAGGCTTCAGCATAATTTCACATATAAGGAAGCAG TGGGCTAACCTATGTAAAGCCTACTTACTGGAAGTGAAGTGGTACCAGAGTAGATACACACCAAGCTTGAATGAGTTCCTGAGAAATGCATGGATAACAAACACTGGTCCTGTACTAATAATGCATGCTTATTTTTGCATCACAAACCCCATAAAGGAGGAGGAACTGGAATGCTTAAAGAATTATCCTGCTATTATTCAATCGCCTTCACTAATTCTTCGTCTTGCAAATGACTTGGCAACTTCACCT GATGAAATCAAGAAAGGGGATTATCTGAAATCAATACACTGCTACATGCATGAGTCAGGGAGGTCTGAAGAAAATGCTCGAAACTATATAAAGAAATTAATTGATCAGACCTGGAAGAAGATGAACAAAGATATACTAAGGGGCAGCTCTTTCTCAAAGGATTTTAGAACTGCTGCAATGAATCTTGCTAGGATTGCTCAATGCATGTACCAGCATGGAGATGGATTTGGAATTCCAGATCGTGAGACAAAGGATCGGATCTGCTCCTTGTTCTTTGAGCCCATTCCTCTGTCATGA